The following coding sequences lie in one Glycine max cultivar Williams 82 chromosome 19, Glycine_max_v4.0, whole genome shotgun sequence genomic window:
- the LOC121174206 gene encoding uncharacterized protein, with translation MNQLRKPSREGFNFPLFLATNNSTNPTKSHHHHHHQVLLNVVNEEDTIPRESLHVFQPPSPPKSRAMDDDAASDASSDLFEIESFSTQTTTTLPYPIITPSITQCHESTDHEFFFATDAGGSLWRRRLRDTEVLPPL, from the coding sequence ATGAATCAACTTAGAAAACCCTCAAGAGAAGGCTTCAATTTCCCTTTGTTCTTGGCAACAAACAACTCCACCAACCCCACAAAatcccatcatcatcatcatcatcaagttCTTCTCAACGTGGTTAATGAAGAGGACACAATCCCACGTGAGTCCTTGCACGTGTTCCAACCTCCAAGCCCCCCCAAGTCACGTGCCATGGATGATGATGCAGCTAGTGATGCAAGTTCTGATCTTTTTGAGATTGAAAGTTTCTCCACTCAAACTACTACTACACTTCCATACCCCATTATTACACCCTCCATTACCCAGTGCCATGAATCCACCGACCACGAGTTCTTCTTCGCCACTGACGCCGGCGGCAGCCTGTGGCGGCGGCGGCTGAGGGATACGGAGGTGCTGCCACCACTTTGA
- the LOC102660719 gene encoding type-2 histone deacetylase 1 → MERAIPTNLNPKSSPTFKDRSVSFSSPHHLTPDQPNKSEPPHAMMMRPNDGLRTLDPDPITSELSTFGAHRYFNQGTNNNNDNTIQKATINSNSRVSPLLNMDTEHKHNNQVQEQGDITKSTRSFSYSASSSVGGKNGNHNMINNNNNYKAHSFHVATPTPPPPSSSSSKSTLSNKAGLLFQHPERSKISVKPPQTSSNLTEKLKTSLSKPIWLLRRKCPCNDKKSVQVKGNTNTNTNKNKTKNSPKAKTPPPQPKTLSHNQIHKDSLNYKAPPPPSSSSNKEVKAQRLFQFQPSMNQLRKPSREGFNFPLFLATNNSTNPTKSHHHHHHQVLLNVVNEEDTIPRESLHVFQPPSPPSHVPWMMMQLVMQVLIFLRLKVSPLKLLLHFHTPLLHPPLPSAMNPPTTSSSSPLTPAAACGGGG, encoded by the coding sequence ATGGAAAGAGCAATTCCCACCAACCTGAATCCAAAGTCATCACCCACCTTTAAAGATAGAAGTgtatctttttcttctcctcatCATCTCACACCTGATCAACCAAACAAATCTGAACCACCCCATGCTATGATGATGAGGCCTAATGATGGACTTAGAACTCTAGACCCTGATCCTATTACTTCTGAGCTTAGCACTTTTGGTGCACACAGGTACTTCAACCAAGGGACCAACAATAATAATGACAACACCATCCAAAAAGCGACCATCAATAGCAACAGCAGAGTCTCCCCCCTGCTCAACATGGACACAGAACACAAACACAATAATCAAGTTCAAGAGCAAGGTGACATCACAAAGTCCACAAGGTCATTCTCCTATTCTGCTTCATCATCAGTTGGTGGTAAGAATGGTAACCACAACatgatcaacaacaacaacaactacaaAGCTCATTCATTTCATGTTGCAACtccaacaccaccaccaccttcttcttcttcttccaaatcCACTTTAAGCAACAAAGCTGGTTTGTTATTTCAACACCCTGAAAGAAGTAAAATATCAGTTAAACCTCCTCAAACCTCCTCCAATCTCACAGAGAAACTCAAAACTTCCTTGTCAAAACCCATTTGgcttttaagaagaaaatgcCCTTGCAATGATAAAAAGTCAGTGCAAGTCAAaggaaacacaaacacaaatacaaacaaaaacaaaaccaaaaactcCCCAAAAGCCAAAACTCCACCCCCACAACCTAAAACCCTTTCACACAACCAAATCCACAAAGATTCCTTGAATTACAaggcaccaccaccaccatcatcatcatccaacAAGGAAGTGAAGGCTCAAAGGTTGTTCCAATTCCAACCTTCCATGAATCAACTTAGAAAACCCTCAAGAGAAGGCTTCAATTTCCCTTTGTTCTTGGCAACAAACAACTCCACCAACCCCACAAAatcccatcatcatcatcatcatcaagttCTTCTCAACGTGGTTAATGAAGAGGACACAATCCCACGTGAGTCCTTGCACGTGTTCCAACCTCCAAGCCCCCCAAGTCACGTGCCATGGATGATGATGCAGCTAGTGATGCAAGTTCTGATCTTTTTGAGATTGAAAGTTTCTCCACTCAAACTACTACTACACTTCCATACCCCATTATTACACCCTCCATTACCCAGTGCCATGAATCCACCGACCACGAGTTCTTCTTCGCCACTGACGCCGGCGGCAGCCTGTGGCGGCGGCGGCTGA